The nucleotide sequence CCCGACAACGGCCCCGACCGGAAGAACCTGCCGGGCGTCTACTCCTTCGTCTACGGCGGCACGGCCGTCATCTCGCTCGACGCCAACGACATCTCCTTCGAGATCCCGGCCAACCTCGGCATCTCCGGCGGCACCCAGACCACGTGGCTGGAGGCGCAGCTCAAGAGGTTCCGCGCGTCCAAGGACATCGACTTCGTCGTGATCTTCTTCCATCACTGCGCCTACTGCACCTCCACCGCGCACGCCTCGGAAGGCGGTGTGCGCCAGGAGTGGGTGCCACTGTTCGAGAAGTACTCGGTGGACCTGGTCATCAACGGCCACAACCACCAGTACGAGCGCACCGACGTCATCAAGGCGGGCGCGGTCACCAAGAAGCTCCCGATCGGCGGCACGACGTACCCGGAGACCGAGGGCGTGGTGTACGTGACGGCGGGCGCGGCCGGCCGCAGCCTCTACTCCTTCACCGCCCCGCTGTCGTACGAGGGCCACGAGAACGAGGTCGAGTCCGTCCCGTCCTACATCAACACCAAGGAGGGCAAGCAGAACGAGACCGTCACGTGGTCACGGGTGCGCTACCTGGACTACTCCTTCCTCCGGGTGGACGTGAAGCCCGCGCCGAAGGGGCACTACGCCACGCTGACCGTGCGCGGTATCGCCGAGACGGGGGCGCAGGTCGACCACTTCACGGTGGCGCGCAGGGCCAAGTGACCATGGCAGGCGGTTCTCATACGCGCCCGCCATGGGCGTCGTACGCGTCCTACGCCCTACATGCGTCTGAGGACCGCCTGTTTGGCCATGGTGAACTCCTCGTCCGTGAGCACACCTGACCGGTGGAGGTCGCCCAGCTCACGGAGGCGGCGCAGCAGGGCGTCGTGGTCCTCCTCGGGGGCCGGCCGGTCCGGCGCCGGCGGGGGCGGTGTCAGCTGCTTCGGCGCCGGGGCCGCCGGATGCGGGAGCCGGGCCTGCACGGCCGCCGCGACCAGGGCCATCAGCGGGTCCTTCTTGAAGCCCCACAGCTCGACGGAGTTGGGGTCGTACTTGGGCGGCGCCTTCGTCGGCGCGTTCCGCACGGTGAAGCGGAGGCTGCCGTTCTCCAGGCCGACCGAGGGGTGCCACTCGACGCCCGCTATGTCCGCCAGCGGCAGCGTCCGCGCACCGGACGCGGCCTTCGAGTCCTCCGTCTTCCAGTTCCACTCCAGGCGTACGTGGTCGCCGTCGAAGCTCGCGGTGCCGTCCCCGGCGGAGACGGAGAGCGGCACGGCGGGGCCGGCGAGCAGGTAGGCGTCCACCGCGTCGGCCGGTACCTCGTCCAGGAGCAGCGCGTTCCGGATCTCGTCCACGAAGTACTCGGCGACTCCGTACCGGTCGGAGTCGACGCTCAGCCGGTACGGGTCGTTGGAGTCGGCGAGCCGGCCGCCGGTGGCCTGGAGGAGAGGGTCGGAGCCGTCGCGCAGCCTGAGGCGCAGCCGACCCGACTTCTTGCCCTGCTCGAAGGAGACGCCCGCCAACGCGCCCAGCGGGACGGCGAGTTCACCCAGGGTCCTGCGGAGCAGGCTCACGCCCTTGTCGCGGCCCGGGGTCAGCCGCAGTGTGTCGCCGTCGAAGGTCCAAGAGCCGTCCCGCTGCAGGATTTCCGCCATGAAACAGGATTGTTCCACCGGCTGCGGCGAGAGGTGGTCTAGACCTGAAGGGGGTGGAGGGGCGATGGTGGGGAGCGCACAGTTCGATGGGTGGAGGAGCTCGTTGTGAGACCGCACCACAGATCGACCCGACTTCTCGGTTCGCTGCTGCTGGTGGCGGCCGGGACCTTCATCGTGGGAGCCACGCCCGTGTCCGAGAACACCGAAGCCGCCACCATCCCGCTCGGGCAGGTGATCCCGGCCCCTGCCTCCGTCCGGGCCGACGGAACGCCGTACCGGCTGACCGGTGGTACGCACATCGTCGTGGACGGCGGGCCTGAAGTTCTCCCGGTGGGCGAGTACCTGGCGGGGATCCTGCGGCCCTCGACCGGCTACCGGCTGCCGGTCACCGAGCGACGAGAGGCCGGAATCCGCCTGCGGTTGGCCTCCGGGGAGACGGGTCTCGGCCAGGAGGGCTACCGGCTGGAGAGCGGCCCCTCCGGTGTCACTCTCACCGCCCGCGCGCCCGCCGGGCTCTTTCACGCCGTCCAGACCCTGCGCCAACTCCTGCCCGCCGCCGTCGAGAAGGACTCCGTGCAGCCGGGCCCCTGGCTGATCGCGGGCGGCACCATCAAGGACACCCCGCGCTACGGCTGGCGCGGCGCGATGCTGGACGTCTCCCGGTACTTCTTCGGCGTGGACCAGGTCAAGCGCCACATCGACCAGTTGGCGCTCTACAAGTTCAACAAGCTGCACCTGCACCTCTCCGACGACCAGGGCTGGCGCATCGCCATCGACTCCTGGCCGCGCCTCGCCCCGTACGGCGGCTCCACGCAGGTCGGCGGCGGCCCCGGCGGCTACTACACCAAGGCCGACTACCAGGAGATCGTCCGGTACGCGTCCTCGCGTCACCTTGAGGTCGTCCCCGAGATCGACATGCCCGGCCACACCAACGCGGCCCTCGCCTCCTACGCCGAGCTGAACCGCGACGGTGTCGCGCCCCCGCTCTACACCGGCACCGAGGTCGGCTTCAGCTCCCTCTGCGTCGACAAGGACGTGACGTACGACTTCGTGGAGGACGTCGTACGGGAGCTGGCCGCGCTCACGCCCGGCCGGTATCTACACATCGGGGGTGACGAGGCGAACTCCACCAGCCACGAGGACTACGTGACGTTCATGGACCGGGTGCAGCCGGTCGTCGAGAAGTACGGGAAGACCGTGATCGGCTGGCATCAGCTGACCGGGGCCGCTCCGGCGCGGGGCGCGCTCGCGCAGTACTGGGGGCTGGACAGCACGGGCGCCGAGGAGAAGGAGCGGGTCGCGGCGGCCGCGCGGAACGGGACGGGGATCATCCTCTCGCCCGCCGACCGGATCTACCTCGACATGAAGTACGACAAGGACACGCCGCTGGGGCTCGACTGGGCCGGATACGTGGATGTGCGGCGGTCCTACGACTGGGATCCGGGCGACTATCTGGCGGGCGCGCCCGGCTCCGCGATCCGGGGGGTCGAGGCGCCGCTGTGGACCGAGACGCTCGCGACGTCGGCGGATGTCGAGTACATGGCGTTTCCCCGTCTGCCGGGGGTTGCCGAGCTCGGCTGGTCGTCGGCGTCGACGCATGGCTGGGGTGGGTACAAGGTGCGGCTTGCCGCGCAGGGGGCTCGGTGGGATGCGCTCGGGGTCGGGTACTTCCGTGCGCCTCAGGTGCCTTGGCCTGCGCGGTAGGGCTCGGGGGAGCGGGGGTTCGGGTGCGTCGGCGGGTGCGGGTGCGGTGGGGCTTCTCGCGCAGTTCCCCGCGCCCCTGAAAAGCAGGGGCTGCGCCCCGTGCTTTTCAGGCCCGTTCGGCCAGGTCTTCCAGGCCGAACAACCGGCCGCATACGACGGGCACCTCGGAGGACCGTACTCCGAGGTGCCCGTCTGCTGTTGTGGGACCGTGCCGGGGGCTACAGGTCCGCGATGGGGTTCCTCAGGGTGCCGACGAGTTGCAGCGCGCCCGCCGGGTCCGCCAGGTCGACCATCTGCCTGTTGTCGCGCAGTTGGAGGCGGTTGAGGCAGGACAGTGCGAACTCGGGGGCGAACATGTCGTACTGGGCGAACTTGTCGGCGAGTTCGGGCATCGCGTGCTGGTAGTCGCGGACGGTCTCGGCGACCGTGCGCCAGAACTCCTCCTCGTCCAGGACGCCCTGCTCGG is from Streptomyces sp. NBC_01314 and encodes:
- a CDS encoding DUF4429 domain-containing protein, whose translation is MAEILQRDGSWTFDGDTLRLTPGRDKGVSLLRRTLGELAVPLGALAGVSFEQGKKSGRLRLRLRDGSDPLLQATGGRLADSNDPYRLSVDSDRYGVAEYFVDEIRNALLLDEVPADAVDAYLLAGPAVPLSVSAGDGTASFDGDHVRLEWNWKTEDSKAASGARTLPLADIAGVEWHPSVGLENGSLRFTVRNAPTKAPPKYDPNSVELWGFKKDPLMALVAAAVQARLPHPAAPAPKQLTPPPPAPDRPAPEEDHDALLRRLRELGDLHRSGVLTDEEFTMAKQAVLRRM
- a CDS encoding beta-N-acetylhexosaminidase; translation: MRPHHRSTRLLGSLLLVAAGTFIVGATPVSENTEAATIPLGQVIPAPASVRADGTPYRLTGGTHIVVDGGPEVLPVGEYLAGILRPSTGYRLPVTERREAGIRLRLASGETGLGQEGYRLESGPSGVTLTARAPAGLFHAVQTLRQLLPAAVEKDSVQPGPWLIAGGTIKDTPRYGWRGAMLDVSRYFFGVDQVKRHIDQLALYKFNKLHLHLSDDQGWRIAIDSWPRLAPYGGSTQVGGGPGGYYTKADYQEIVRYASSRHLEVVPEIDMPGHTNAALASYAELNRDGVAPPLYTGTEVGFSSLCVDKDVTYDFVEDVVRELAALTPGRYLHIGGDEANSTSHEDYVTFMDRVQPVVEKYGKTVIGWHQLTGAAPARGALAQYWGLDSTGAEEKERVAAAARNGTGIILSPADRIYLDMKYDKDTPLGLDWAGYVDVRRSYDWDPGDYLAGAPGSAIRGVEAPLWTETLATSADVEYMAFPRLPGVAELGWSSASTHGWGGYKVRLAAQGARWDALGVGYFRAPQVPWPAR